One segment of Thermodesulfobacteriota bacterium DNA contains the following:
- the ruvB gene encoding Holliday junction branch migration DNA helicase RuvB — MAKGILTFSSDKDKPLTPKSTEADLGRELLSLRPPDFSGYVGQAETVETLRIAIKAAGQREEPLEHILFHGPPGLGKTTLAHIIAVETGAELTVTSGPALERGGDLVGMLTRLERGDILFVDEIHRLPKVVEELLYPAMEDFAIDFVFDKGMHARSHRFRLNQFVLIGATTRVGLLSAPLRDRFGIFRKFDFYSIGELVKIVHRSACLLNMKIDDASALALAGRSRGTPRIVNRLLKRVRDYAQVCCDGKLNAEVVDAALALEGVDGRGLTPLDRSYLTTIISYYDGGPVGIEAISATLQEETDTLVDVVEPFLLAEGFLQRTSSGRKATREAYRHLGFSWHE; from the coding sequence ATGGCAAAAGGGATTTTAACCTTCTCTTCCGACAAGGATAAGCCGCTGACGCCGAAGAGCACGGAAGCGGATCTGGGCCGGGAACTTCTTTCCCTGAGGCCGCCGGACTTTTCCGGTTATGTGGGCCAGGCCGAAACGGTGGAAACGCTGCGAATCGCCATCAAAGCCGCCGGTCAGCGGGAGGAGCCCCTGGAACATATCCTTTTTCACGGCCCCCCCGGTTTAGGGAAGACCACCCTGGCGCATATCATCGCGGTGGAGACCGGCGCGGAACTGACGGTCACCTCCGGTCCCGCCCTGGAGCGGGGGGGGGATCTGGTCGGTATGCTGACCCGCCTGGAGCGGGGGGATATCCTGTTCGTGGATGAAATCCACCGTCTCCCGAAGGTAGTGGAAGAGTTGCTGTATCCGGCCATGGAAGACTTCGCCATTGATTTTGTTTTCGACAAGGGCATGCATGCCCGCAGCCACCGGTTCCGCCTCAATCAGTTCGTCCTTATCGGCGCCACTACCCGGGTAGGGTTGCTGTCCGCCCCCCTGCGGGACCGGTTCGGCATTTTCCGCAAATTTGATTTCTACTCCATCGGGGAGCTGGTGAAAATTGTCCATCGCTCCGCCTGCCTGTTGAACATGAAAATTGATGATGCCAGCGCCCTGGCCCTGGCCGGACGTTCCCGGGGAACGCCGCGCATCGTCAACCGACTGTTGAAGCGGGTCAGGGATTACGCCCAGGTCTGCTGCGACGGGAAACTGAACGCCGAGGTGGTGGACGCGGCCCTGGCGCTGGAGGGGGTGGACGGCCGGGGCCTGACGCCGCTGGATCGCTCCTACCTGACCACGATCATCAGTTATTATGACGGCGGGCCGGTGGGGATAGAGGCCATCAGCGCCACCCTCCAGGAAGAGACGGATACCCTGGTGGATGTGGTGGAACCTTTTCTGCTGGCCGAGGGCTTTCTGCAGCGGACCTCTTCGGGGAGAAAGGCGACGCGTGAAGCCTATCGGCATCTGGGGTTTTCCTGGCATGAATGA
- the ruvA gene encoding Holliday junction branch migration protein RuvA encodes MIGYLEGVILKKRADRILLLAGHVGYELLLPAVVMDSLRLKSEGDPAFFYVYYHQTERQPAPVLIGFNSEEEKEFFRLLISVETIGPLKAAQALTLPVSDIAAAIEARNATLLGGLKGIGSRTAQKIIATLHGKVGQFVGDVPGAAPAADTDSRAFIEQTMHVLVGQLGYRTLEARQMIFDALQRQASIATPEALLEEIFKTR; translated from the coding sequence ATGATCGGATACCTTGAGGGCGTTATCTTAAAAAAACGGGCCGATCGCATCCTGCTTCTGGCGGGTCATGTCGGCTATGAACTGCTGCTGCCCGCGGTCGTCATGGATTCCCTCCGGCTCAAGAGCGAGGGAGATCCCGCCTTTTTTTATGTCTACTATCACCAGACCGAGCGTCAGCCGGCGCCCGTACTCATCGGATTCAACTCCGAGGAGGAAAAAGAATTTTTCCGGTTGCTGATATCCGTGGAGACCATCGGTCCGTTGAAGGCGGCCCAGGCGTTGACCCTGCCGGTCAGCGACATCGCCGCGGCCATCGAAGCCAGAAACGCGACCCTGCTGGGAGGGCTCAAGGGAATCGGTTCCCGGACCGCCCAGAAAATCATCGCCACCCTGCATGGCAAGGTCGGCCAGTTCGTCGGTGATGTCCCCGGGGCCGCCCCCGCGGCCGATACCGACAGCCGGGCTTTTATCGAACAGACCATGCACGTGCTGGTCGGCCAGCTGGGATACAGGACGCTGGAGGCCAGGCAGATGATCTTTGACGCCCTGCAGCGGCAGGCGTCAATCGCGACCCCGGAAGCGCTGCTGGAAGAAATTTTTAAAACGCGGTAA